From a region of the Paenibacillus segetis genome:
- a CDS encoding NAD(P)H-dependent oxidoreductase gives MKTLVILAHPNLENSRVNQRWKEELLLYPNDITIHEIYKEYPDWHIDVPREQNLMEAYDHVIFQFPLYWYSYPPLLKKWFDDVLAYGWAYGSNGDKLNGKKLGLALSIGDKRENYQPEGSVSFTIDEVITPFKASAKHVGAEALPYFAVFGASFQASDEEINNSAKEYISYIFKHQQQLSSSYS, from the coding sequence ATGAAAACACTGGTGATTTTGGCGCATCCCAATCTTGAAAATTCGAGAGTCAACCAGCGATGGAAAGAAGAACTGCTGTTATATCCAAACGATATTACCATTCATGAGATTTATAAAGAGTATCCTGACTGGCATATTGATGTTCCTAGGGAGCAAAATCTAATGGAAGCCTATGACCATGTGATCTTTCAATTCCCGTTGTATTGGTACAGTTATCCGCCGCTATTGAAAAAATGGTTTGACGATGTGTTAGCTTACGGATGGGCTTATGGATCAAACGGTGACAAGCTTAACGGGAAAAAGCTAGGGCTTGCCCTATCCATCGGCGATAAAAGAGAAAATTATCAGCCAGAGGGCTCTGTTTCTTTTACCATAGACGAAGTAATTACGCCATTTAAGGCGAGTGCAAAACATGTAGGTGCAGAAGCACTACCTTACTTTGCTGTCTTCGGAGCTTCATTTCAAGCCAGCGATGAAGAAATTAATAATAGCGCAAAAGAATATATCAGCTATATCTTTAAGCACCAACAACAACTAAGTTCTTCCTATTCATAG
- a CDS encoding winged helix-turn-helix transcriptional regulator: MKQYNLGIEATLEIIGGKWKSLIICLLMSGTKRTSELQRNIQGISQKVLIQQLRELERDGLVKRFVYQQMPPKVEYSLTEYGVTANKIVDVMCSWGKENIKIRQERGEEIVLLEDTCPGAN, translated from the coding sequence ATGAAACAATATAATCTAGGGATAGAGGCAACACTAGAAATCATCGGCGGAAAGTGGAAATCTCTGATCATCTGCTTATTGATGTCCGGTACCAAAAGAACAAGCGAATTACAGCGCAATATTCAGGGCATATCACAAAAGGTTCTGATCCAGCAGCTACGTGAACTTGAGCGTGATGGGCTTGTCAAAAGATTCGTTTACCAGCAGATGCCGCCAAAAGTCGAATATAGCCTCACGGAATATGGCGTTACAGCCAATAAGATCGTGGACGTTATGTGTTCTTGGGGGAAAGAAAATATTAAAATAAGACAAGAACGAGGGGAAGAGATCGTCTTGTTGGAGGATACATGTCCTGGAGCAAATTAA
- a CDS encoding SF0329 family protein, whose translation MSWSKLKQQLESFLCPALYGRVEYRASSYRYLPDKSGSCYISVDKKNILNMNDRTSSIRWYQTEQEIKNDSDLQIPISHEDIEAVRTDSKGIIPEDRLIVIARSRKTSVVAKELLSAQTSLSKSNFIVVANKFLSISIEESIESDDILLNILALVDRRVGKKRILNMSEKMKLKHPIVQYFYELRRSTL comes from the coding sequence ATGTCCTGGAGCAAATTAAAGCAACAACTGGAGAGTTTTCTCTGTCCTGCGTTATACGGTAGGGTTGAATATCGCGCAAGCAGTTACCGTTATTTACCTGATAAATCAGGGAGCTGCTATATTTCGGTAGATAAAAAGAACATACTCAATATGAATGATAGAACTAGCTCAATTAGATGGTATCAGACGGAGCAGGAGATTAAGAATGATTCAGATCTCCAAATTCCAATCAGCCATGAAGACATTGAAGCGGTTAGAACAGATAGTAAGGGGATCATCCCGGAGGATCGTCTAATCGTAATTGCAAGAAGCAGAAAAACATCAGTAGTGGCAAAGGAGCTTTTGTCAGCACAGACGTCATTAAGTAAATCAAATTTTATCGTTGTAGCCAATAAGTTTTTATCTATTTCTATAGAGGAAAGCATAGAGAGCGATGATATCTTATTGAATATTCTTGCTTTAGTGGACAGACGGGTTGGGAAAAAGCGAATTTTAAACATGAGCGAGAAGATGAAGTTAAAGCATCCTATTGTCCAATATTTTTATGAATTAAGGCGCAGTACATTATGA
- a CDS encoding MBL fold metallo-hydrolase: MELKKINDSIYYLEHVRETDRPVLGYVLGENFSIMIDCGNSKAHFDTFIKCLDDHDLPRPKYALITHWHWDHTFGMHAFAGDTIVSSLTNDKLQQLKSWSWDEESVLKRIETKEEIEFAYQCMKEEYDSFEEISVTTGTIIFENTLTLDLGWTTCQMMKVGGPHEEDSCIVYVQEAGILFAGDAHSGDYYHGEGKMDPIKMKEYIAFLEGTSFTTYIPGHGAPMSKEQVIQLLSKFCAEE, translated from the coding sequence ATGGAACTGAAAAAAATAAATGACTCTATTTATTATTTAGAACATGTTAGAGAAACAGACAGACCTGTTTTGGGATATGTTCTAGGTGAGAACTTTTCAATTATGATTGATTGTGGCAATTCAAAAGCGCATTTTGATACATTTATAAAGTGCTTGGATGATCATGATCTACCACGTCCCAAATATGCTTTGATCACGCATTGGCACTGGGACCATACCTTTGGTATGCATGCATTTGCTGGAGACACGATAGTATCTTCATTAACGAATGACAAGCTACAGCAATTGAAAAGCTGGAGCTGGGATGAAGAATCTGTGCTTAAGCGTATAGAGACAAAAGAAGAAATAGAATTTGCCTATCAATGTATGAAGGAAGAATATGATAGCTTTGAGGAAATTTCGGTTACTACTGGAACTATTATCTTTGAAAATACCTTAACGTTGGACTTAGGGTGGACTACTTGCCAAATGATGAAGGTTGGTGGGCCGCATGAGGAAGATTCTTGCATTGTCTATGTGCAAGAAGCGGGCATTCTATTTGCAGGTGATGCACACAGTGGTGATTACTATCATGGAGAAGGTAAGATGGATCCCATAAAAATGAAAGAATATATTGCCTTCCTAGAAGGCACTTCATTTACTACGTATATTCCTGGGCATGGTGCTCCAATGAGCAAGGAGCAGGTAATTCAGTTGCTGAGTAAATTTTGTGCCGAGGAGTAA
- a CDS encoding uracil-xanthine permease family protein produces the protein MKTQADKQDNTQVKPQQLTVLPDEKISFGKSTILGLQHVLAMDVYVVPFLIAMLIGLGSNESSALIQSTFIAAGLATIVQTYFCMKLPMAQGPSYVPLGAIITIYAASGGGELGWSSVLGASLIGAILVIILGYTGVFNKIVKSFIPPIVGGTIIFIVGLSLLPVAIRDNIYGAADATINQNVLLALISGAVLILFVILGSLFRTKGSIFRITSVMIALIVGCISANIMGVLDFSAVQNAKWFSMPRIPFKDFGFSFDFSAIITMVIIYLVLLAETTGTWFAISNVIEKPLTDKNLNQGVIGEGISCLIAALLGSTPVTGYSTNAGIISITGVASRRVFLAVGGWFVLFGCSGKLAALISSIPTAVIGGVFAIVCGIISINGIQVMKKEQIGEKEMYIIAIPMILTLALVLIPKDFLYSLPTFVQYLLGSPILAASLAAILLYKLLPSAK, from the coding sequence GTGAAAACACAAGCAGACAAGCAAGATAACACTCAAGTGAAGCCACAGCAATTAACTGTCTTACCCGACGAAAAAATTTCATTCGGCAAATCCACGATCCTAGGTTTACAACATGTATTAGCCATGGACGTTTATGTCGTTCCTTTCCTAATTGCGATGTTAATCGGATTAGGATCCAATGAATCTAGTGCTTTGATTCAATCTACTTTTATTGCGGCTGGGCTTGCCACGATTGTACAAACTTATTTCTGCATGAAACTGCCCATGGCCCAAGGTCCTTCCTATGTTCCACTTGGTGCGATCATTACAATCTATGCTGCTAGTGGCGGCGGGGAATTAGGATGGAGCTCCGTATTAGGTGCCAGCTTAATCGGTGCGATCCTAGTCATTATTCTGGGCTATACGGGTGTTTTCAATAAAATAGTTAAAAGCTTTATCCCACCTATTGTAGGCGGTACGATTATATTCATTGTGGGTCTTTCCTTATTACCTGTTGCTATAAGAGACAATATTTATGGTGCTGCTGATGCAACGATCAATCAAAACGTGTTATTAGCTCTTATTTCGGGTGCTGTACTTATTCTGTTCGTCATCCTGGGTTCTTTGTTCCGTACAAAAGGATCTATCTTCCGAATCACATCCGTAATGATTGCATTAATTGTTGGATGTATTTCTGCTAATATTATGGGCGTCTTAGATTTTTCGGCTGTTCAAAATGCGAAGTGGTTCAGTATGCCGCGGATTCCTTTTAAAGATTTTGGTTTTTCTTTCGACTTTTCTGCTATTATCACCATGGTCATTATTTATCTCGTATTGTTAGCTGAAACAACCGGGACATGGTTTGCTATCAGCAACGTAATCGAAAAACCGCTAACGGATAAAAATCTTAATCAGGGCGTTATTGGAGAAGGGATAAGCTGCCTTATTGCTGCTCTACTCGGTTCAACTCCGGTTACAGGCTATTCCACAAATGCAGGTATTATATCCATCACAGGTGTTGCGAGTCGCCGAGTCTTTCTTGCTGTAGGAGGATGGTTTGTCCTCTTCGGTTGTTCGGGTAAATTAGCCGCTTTAATATCTTCGATTCCAACAGCAGTCATCGGTGGTGTATTCGCCATCGTCTGCGGGATCATCTCGATTAACGGTATCCAGGTGATGAAGAAAGAACAAATAGGCGAAAAAGAAATGTATATTATTGCGATACCGATGATTTTAACGTTGGCGTTAGTGCTCATTCCTAAAGATTTCTTATATTCATTGCCAACTTTCGTCCAATATTTATTAGGTTCGCCAATTCTAGCTGCTTCGTTGGCTGCAATCTTATTGTATAAATTATTGCCAAGTGCAAAATAA
- a CDS encoding alpha/beta fold hydrolase, which yields MNKEIKNTLKLLDTDLYYEIYGEGIPILMIHGWGVNHHIMSGCMEPIFKDVMQNFKRIYIDLPGMGQSKPGNSVKRSDDILDVILAFIDKVIPDQQFLLVGESYGGYLARALIKERSPQILGLLLICPLIYPGHRQGQVEPLTVMEKDELFLESLNEHERSSFEYLSVVLNEKTWERFKVDIYDELSNKDDYFLDNVLEGAFSYDIDKLDTPFEQPSLILVGRQDTEVGYKDQFALLENYPRASFVVLDKAGHNLQIEQGDLFNQLVIEWLDRMMG from the coding sequence ATGAATAAAGAGATTAAAAATACGCTTAAATTGTTAGATACTGATTTGTATTATGAGATCTATGGAGAAGGGATCCCCATCTTAATGATTCATGGATGGGGAGTCAATCATCATATCATGTCCGGTTGTATGGAACCGATTTTTAAAGACGTTATGCAAAATTTCAAGCGAATTTATATTGATCTACCAGGAATGGGTCAATCCAAGCCCGGTAATTCAGTAAAAAGATCGGATGATATACTGGATGTCATCTTAGCTTTTATTGATAAGGTTATACCAGATCAACAATTTTTACTGGTTGGTGAGTCTTATGGAGGATATCTAGCAAGAGCTTTAATCAAAGAAAGAAGTCCACAAATACTTGGCTTATTATTAATATGTCCACTTATATATCCAGGTCATAGGCAGGGGCAAGTCGAACCTCTTACAGTCATGGAGAAAGATGAATTATTCCTTGAAAGTTTAAATGAGCATGAACGATCGAGCTTTGAGTATTTGTCTGTTGTTCTTAATGAAAAGACCTGGGAAAGGTTTAAAGTGGATATTTATGATGAGTTATCTAATAAAGATGATTATTTTTTAGACAATGTATTAGAAGGTGCCTTCTCATATGACATCGATAAATTAGACACACCATTTGAACAACCCAGTCTAATCTTGGTGGGCAGACAAGATACAGAAGTTGGTTATAAAGATCAGTTTGCTTTATTAGAGAACTATCCTAGAGCATCCTTCGTGGTACTAGATAAGGCTGGTCATAATCTACAAATTGAGCAAGGGGATTTGTTTAATCAGTTGGTTATTGAATGGCTAGATCGGATGATGGGGTGA